Genomic window (Myxosarcina sp. GI1):
CATCCTTGCAATCTTTACCAGATTGAATGACTGCAACAGAACAAACAGGATGTTTCCAAACGCTATGACTACCTTTACCTCGTCGGGAACAGCAGACAAAACCTGCTTTAGATAATTTTGACTTTAGGGTTCTAATTTTCATTACTGAATCCTCATGCGAGGCGATTGTTCTTGGTGCAGGAGATTAGCAAAGCTACTAAATTAACAATCAACTATCGACTACGATTTATTAAACTTAGAGCGTCGTTTTCTAGGTTTAGAAGAAGAAGAGGAAGACATAGAGGCAACAATAGCGTCAGTTTCAGTCCCTGGTAGAAGCCGAAC
Coding sequences:
- a CDS encoding type II toxin-antitoxin system HicA family toxin; the protein is MKIRTLKSKLSKAGFVCCSRRGKGSHSVWKHPVCSVAVIQSGKDCKDAKPYQIKAVDSALQQIKCS